From the genome of Luteibacter rhizovicinus DSM 16549:
CCTGAACGTACAGCGCGTGGCGTCCGGCGTGAGAGGCGCGCGGGCGCGCGCCGAGGAGGCCCAGGCGAATTACGACCGTACCGTGCTCAGCGCACTGGAGGATGTCGATAACTCACTCGTCGGCTTCAACCAGCAACGCATTCGCGTCGAGAAGCTCGTGGTTCAGGCGAAGGAAAGCCGTCGCGCCGCCGAGCTGGCCAAGCTTCGCTATGACGCAGGTCGCACCGACTACCTCGAACTGCTCGACGCGGAACGTACCCAGCTCTCGGCCGAGGACCAGCTTGCAGAAGCCGAGGCGGGTATCAATACACGTGCCGTGTCGCTGTACAAGGCGCTCGGTGGTGGCTGGCAGGCCTGCGGCAACAACGCGTGTAGCGAGGTTGCGAAAGCCCCATGAGCGCCGCGAAGGTTCATCGCCTGCCCGTGCAGACGAAGCGATCGAACCCGACCGCCGTTGAGCCGCCGCTCAGCCAGCGCATCGCGCTGGTGAGCGGCGCTAATCGCGGTATCGGACTTGAGGTATCGAAGCAGCTTGCATCGCTCGGCGTTACCGTCTTCATGGGTATGCGCCAGCCAGGGAAGGGTGAGAAGGCCTTGAAGGCGGTGCGTGACATGGGCGGCGATGCTTACGCCATCAAGCTCGACGTCACCCGCACTGCCGATATCGAGGCGGCCGTCGCCAACATCGACGGCCGTTTCGGCCGGCTCGACATCCTCGTGAACAACGCGGGCGGCTATTTCGACCACGACGCACGGGTGTCCAAACCCGACCTCGAAGCGATTCGGGGTGCTTTTGACACCAACTTGCTCGGCGCCTGGTGTCTTACGGCAGCCGCTCTTCCATTGATGCGTCGCCATGGCTATGGCCGTGTCGTCAACGTTTCAAGCGAGTGCGCAGTAAGCAATATGTGTGGCGAAACCGCACCGGCGTACCGGATATCGAAGGCAGCGCTCAATGCCTATACGCAGGTCGCCGCGCGCGAGCTTGAAGGCAGCGGGATACTCGTGAACGCCGTTTGTCCAGGCTGGACGGCCACGGCGCTCGGCGGCAGTGGTGGACGCCCCGTGGCCGAAGGTGCCGAAGGCATCGTCTGGGCCGCGCTTCTCTCCGAGCGTGAGGCTGCCAACGGCGGCTTCTTTCGCGACCGTTCGAAGCTTTCCTGGTAGATGACCTTCACTCGGCGATGATGGCTTCGGTGAAGAATCCGGGCCCACCGAAGTTTCCCGATTTAAGCACCAGGCGAAGGTTCGCGTAGCGACGTCCCAGGGCGTGCAACATCGGCACGCCGGGGGCAAGCTCGCGACCGATGAGAAACGCTTCGATGCCGAGCCGATCGACGACGGCCCCGGACGTTTCGCCGCCGGCCACGATCAGTCGCGACAAGCCCTCGCTCGCGAGCTGCGCTGCGATCTCGGCAAGCGTGTCCTCGAGCAGCGCCGAGACCTGTTGCGCGCCATGCGCCGCCTGCAAGGCAGCGACGCGGTCGGGCGAGGCACTCGTCGCAACGAAAGCGGGGCCATCGGCCAGATGACGGCGCGCCCAATCCACCACCGCCTTCACGCTGGTCGTACCTGCCATGAGTTCTTCGGCACCTAGCCGCAACACGGGCCATTCCCTTTCGGCAAGATCGAGTTGCTCGAGCGTCGCGATCGAGCAGCTGCCCGCGAGGACCAGCGAACCGCGCAGGTCGTCGGGCGCGCGCGCAGGCTCCGGGGTTCCGAGTCCACCCCGTCCGACAACCATGGCCCGTGCAAGGCCCAGACCCATGCCGGATGCACCGGTGGAGACGGCATCGTCCAACGCGACGCGGCCGAGTACCTCGAGATCCGCATCGGTGACGGCGTCGGCGATCACACTTCCGCAACCGGCCTGGCGAAGGCGCGACAGTTCCGTCCGGACGACATCGTCGCCGGCACGAATGACCGCGAGCGACAACGTGCCCACGGCTCGGCGGCTCTGCGCACGCATCAGCCGGGGCAGGCTCGAATCGCGCATGGGGGTGACCGGGTGATCCTTCATCGGACTCTCGTCGAGCCGGTCGCTGCCGACGAAGAGGTGTCCCTGGTAGACCGTGCGACGATTGCGAGGAAAGGCGGGACAGACGATCGGCATGGCGAGGTACGGTGCCGCAAGCGCGTCGGTGACCGGCCCGATATTCCCCTGCGCGGTGGAGTCGAACGTGGAACATATCTTGAACAAGACATGGGCCGCACCCTTCGACCGGAGCCACGCGTCCGCGGCAAGCGACTGGCGCACCGCGATGTCGGCGGGGATCGAGCGGCTCTTCAGCGCGATGACGACGGCGTCTACCTCGGGCAGGTCGATGCCGTCGGGGGGCACCCCGATCGTCTGCACCACGCGAAGTCCGTTGCCGGCGAGCGTGCTCGCCAGATCCGAGGCCCCGGTGTAGTCGTCGGCAATAGCACCGAGATAGAGGCTCATGCGGCCACCTTCGATCCGTTCGTCCAGGGTGCGAGCCAGCCGAGACCCTCCTCCGTGCGACCGCGCGGACGATACTCGCAGCCAACGTGGCCGCTGTAGCCAAGCCGGTCGAGCTCGCTGAAGAGGAACGTGTAATTGAGTTCCTCGCCGTCGGGTTCGTGCCTGGAGGGCACGCTGGCCACCTGGACATGCCCGAGCAACGGCATGGCGCGCCGCAGGCGCGTCGTCACGTCGCCGTGGATGATCTGTGCATGGTAGAGATCCAGCTGGAGTCGCAGATTCGGCAGATGCAGCTCCTCGATCAGGACGACTGCCGCCTCGACATCGCTCATGAAATAACCGGGCATGTCGCGACGGTTCACCGGCTCCAGCAAGACATCCACGCCCAGGGCTGCCGCGCGTTCCGCACACCAGCGAATGGACTCCCGATAGGCACGCCAGTGGAGGTCGTCGTTCGGCGCAATCCCGGCCATCAGATGCACGCGTGGTACACGCAACGCGCGGATGTACGGCGTGGCACGCTCGAACGCCTCGCGCATCTCCGCCGCACGCGCCGGAAGCGCCGCCATGCCTCGATCGCCAGCCGTCCAGTCGCCCGCCGGCAGGTTCATCAGCACGACGGCCAGACGGTTACGCTCGACGCGCTCGACCACCTGTTCCACGGGATGGTCGTAGGGAAACAGGAACTCCACCGCATCGAAGCCCGCCACGGCGGCCGCGTCGAAGCGATCGAGGAAGGCGTGCTCGTTGAACATCATCGTGAGATTGGCAGCAAAGCGCGGCATGGGAAGTCCTTCAGGATCGGTCGGTCTTGACGACGGGCTCGCCCGGCATGGCGAGCCCCGCGATGTGCGCATACAGTCGCGCTACGGAGGCGTCGTCATCGCGCCCCATGCCGGCCGCCGAGGTCATGACGAAAAGTTGCAGCGCCGCACTGGCCAGGGGCACGGGAAACGTGTTGGCCCGGCCCATATCGATCACGATGCCCAGGTCCTTGACGAAGATGTCGACCGCGCTGCGCGAGGTGTAGTCGCCGTCGATCATGTGCGGCACGCGGTTCTCGAACATCCACGAATTACCCGCTGACGCGGTGATCACCTCATATACCGCGCGCAGATCGAGGCCTTCGCTGGCGGCAAACGCCATGGCTTCCGCTGCTGCAGCGATGTGCACGCCTGCCAGCAACTGGTTGACCATCTTGAACGCCGCGCCCTGCCCGGCGGCGTCGCCAAGCCGATACACCTTGCCGGCGATCGCTTCGAGTACCGGGGATGCTCGATCGAAGGCGGCCACGCTACCTGAGGCCATGACGGTGAGACTGCCTTCCGCAGCGCGCTGGGCGCCGCCGCTGATCGGTGCGTCAAGGTAGTGTCGCCCACTGGCTTCCAGCTGTCGTGCCAGCGCACGTGCCTTTGCCGGTGCCAGGGTCGCGCATGATACGAAGACGGCGTTGGACGCCATGTGCGCTGCCACGCCATCGGCGCCGAAGAGCAACGCCTCCGTCTGCTCCGCGTTCACCACCACGCTCACGACGATATCCGCGCCCTCGGCGGCAGCCGAGGCAGAGGTGACCGTGGCACCGCCGAGTGCGGCGAAAGCGTCGCGTCGCTGCTCGCCGGGATCGAAGCCGGTCACGCGTGCGCCGTCGCGCAAGAGGCTCGCCGCGATACCGAGGCCCATCGAGCCCAGGCCAGCGACAGCGACGTTGAGATCCGCCCATCGGCCCGCCTCGGTGAGCCCGTCGGGACCCCCATCGAGGATCGTGTTCGTTCCGCCCATCGCCATACCGCTCTCCAGGTGCTTGCCTTGCTGATTGCGCTACCATCATGAAACCCACAGGAGCCGGTCCCATGAGCGAGTCACGCCTGCGCGAGCAGATCTGCCTCTTCGCCCGATCGATGTTCGAACGCGGACTTACCCATGGTTCGTCCGGCAACATCAGTGCCGTACTCGACGACGGCGGTTTGCTGATGACGCCCACCGATGCGTCCCTGGGTTTTCTCGACCCCGCCCGCCTCGCCCGTTTCGATGCGCAGGGACGTTTTGTCGACGGCGACAAACCGACCAAGGAGGCGCCGTTGCACAAGGCGCTCTACGAATCGCGGATCGGCTCGGGCGCCGTCGTCCACCTGCATTCCACGCACGCCGTGGCGATCTCCATGCTTCCCGGCCTCGATCCTGCATCCGTTCTGCCACCGCTGACGCCGTACTACGTCATGCGGGTCGGTGACACGGCGCTCATTCCTTATCACCGTCCCGGCGATCCCGCGGTCGCCGACGCCATCCGCGGACTGGCTGGACGCTACGCGTCCATCCTGCTCGCCAACCACGGTCCCGTCGTGGCCGGCACGTCGCTCACCGCCGCCGTGAATGCGATCGAGGAGTTGGAAGAAACCGCCAGGCTTCATTTGCTCCTGCGCCATCTCGATCCGCGGGTGCTGTCGGCCGATCAGGTCGCCGATCTGGGCCGTACGTTCGGCACGCCCAGTCCGTCGGACGCGCGTGACCCTCACCAGCACTGACTCACGCGGCACGTTCCAGCCGGCCGCGCAGTAGTTCCGCCACGCGTTCCATGCCCAGGCGGGGACTGGTGAGCACCGGCACGTCGAAGCGGCTGCCTGGCCTGTCGACGACCCGGCCCATCGATACCTGGGCAAGAACGATGAGATCGACATCGGCGGCGAGCTCGCGCAGATGGCGCTCCACGATCGCATCGTGCTCGTCCGTGCGTCCCGCAAGCAACGCATCGAAGGCACCCTCGCACAGTGCCCGCCTGACCTCGACGGACTTGCCCGCCTCGCGCGCCACGCGTTCGATCAGGCGTGCGGTCGGGTCGAGGGTGGTCTGCACCGTGGCGGCGACGCCGATGCGCGTCGCACTTGCGACCGCGCGCTCCGCCATCGCCTGATCCACCTTCAATACAGGTACCGAAAGCAGGGCGCGCACCGAATCCGCCGCCTCGCCGACCGATGAGCACGCGTTGAGGATAAGGGTCGCCCCCATCTCCTGGCCGATCATCATGTACTGGGCCAGCCGACGGGTAACCGCCGGCGTGACATGGCCGGCGGCCATGGTGTCCTTGAGCAGGCTGTCGTCGACCAGGTTGACGATGCGCACTCCCGGCAGCAATTCGGGCCCGAGCGAACTCAGGGGCTGCACGGTGACCGGGCCGGTGTGGACGATGACGAGGGTAGTCTGGGCGGGCATGGTGGCATCCTCCGATGGGTCAGGCCTTCACGTAACGGCGCCAGTTGTGCGCCTCCTGGAAACCGAGCACCTCACGTGTCTTTCGGTTGGAGAGCAGCGTTTCGTACTCGCCGAGCTCACCCTTGACCGGCACGTTCGGGAAATAGCGGCGTAGCAGCTCGGCGGTCGGCAGATCCGATGAGGCATCGTTATTGGCCGCATTGAAGATCTGGAAACCCAGGCCATCCTTGCGAATGCCGAGATCGACGATCTGGCCCAGATCGCGCGCATCGATGTAACTCCAGGCGATACGTCTACGGAAGTCGGGCTTGGCGAAGAATCCCGGGAATCCCGCGTACTCATGCGGCTCGATGACGTTACCGATACGGATCGCGTAGATGTCCATGCCCGTACGGCCGGCGAACGCCTGGGCGGTCTTCTCGTTACAGATCTTCGACAAGGCGTAACTGTCGCGTGGATCGACCGGGTATTCCTCATCGAGGGGGAAGTATTCCGGGTCGCGCGGCGTGTGATTGAACACCATGCCGTAGGTCGTCTCGCTCGAGGCGATGATCACCTTGCGGATGCCGAGCTTCGCGGCGGCTTCGATGACGTTGTAGGTACCCATCACGTTGACGCGATAAACCTCGTTGTCCGGCACGATCATGATGCGTGGGATCGCGGCGAAGTGGACGACGGCATCGATCGGCTCCGGTGCCAGGTTCGGATCGAACTCGTGAAGGCCCGTGTAGCTCGACAACGCGTTGAATACCTGCCCCGAGTCCGTGATGTCGGTAATGAGGGTTCGGACAGCAGGATTGTCGAGAGGCTTCGTGTCGAGATTGAGCACACGGTAGCCTTGGTCCACCAGGTACTGGACGACATGGCGACCGGCTTTGCCGCTACCGCCGGTAAAAATCACGCGCTTCATGGAAACTCCTCGGGGATGGGGAAATCAGAACTTGTATTGATCGATATTTTCGGCGGTGAAGATCAGCGGCTCGCTGAAGATGATCACCTTGTCCTTGACGGTGTAGTTGCCGAGGCCAGGAACCGAAAAGGTATCGTTCGGCTTGAGCGCGTCGTTGGCGGCAAGGCGAGCCACATGCATCACCAGCTGGCCTTCCTTCACTTCATCCCACAACGGACTCGCCTTGATGATGCCGGCCTTGATGTACTGGCGGATGGCATCGGGATTGCTGCAACCGGTCACGAACACCTTGCCGGTGCGCCCCAGCTTCTGCACCGCCGCCGCCGCGCCGACTTCGGAGGCGCCATCGGGCGCGATGATCGCGGCGACGTTCGGATGCGCCTGCAGGATGTTGAGCCCGGCGGTCAACGACTTCGAAGGATCGGACTGGCCGTACTCCGTCGTGACGATCTTCATTTTCGGGTAGGCGGTTTTCATATACGCCGTGAGCGCACTGATCCATTCGTTCTGGATCGTGGCATCCTTGGTCGAGGAAAGAATCGCCACTTCCGAATCCGCGGGGATGTACTTCGCGACGGAATCGACAAGTGCCTTGCCGAACGCCGGGTACTCGGTATTCTGGATGAAGAAATCGCGTGCGTCCGGTGCGACGTCGCTGTCATAGGAAACCACCTTGATCCCTTGCTTCATCGCGCGCTTCAGCGCGGGCGCGAGCTGGGTCGGATTGTTCGAGGTGGTCGTAATGACATCGAATTTCCGCGCGATAAGGCTGTTGAAGACGTCGACCTGGCCCTGCGCCGATGCGGTCACCGGACCGGTGTAGAGGAAATCGATATTCAGCGTTTTCGCCGCGGCTTCGGCGCCCTGCTGGTTGGCCTTGAACACGGACAGGCCGACGAGCTTCGGCACCATCGCCACCTTGATCCGTTTGGAGTTGTCGACGGTCTGGGCTGAGACGGCGGATGCGATCGCCAGGGTGACGGCGGCGGCCAGCACGAGCATGCGACGGGCGTTGATCATGACTCCCTCCTGCGGATGGATGACGACGCTCAAGGCGCGTCGTGTCGGGTGATGTCGGTTCCCGCAACGGCGGGCCGGCGGACGAAAGCGAGCAGGCGCCGGCCAAAACCACTGGCCCGGGTGCTGAAGAGGTTACGCACGGCGATCGAGCCGATCAGGATCGCGCCGGTGAGCATGGACGTCACCATGTCCGAGAAACCGGCGATGAGCATGCCTTGACGGAGCAGGCCCAGAAGAAGCACGGCGACGATAACGCCACCCATGCTGCCTTCGCCGCCAAAGATGCTCACTCCGCCGAGCACGACCATCGCGATGGTCGTAAGCAGAAGCACGTCACCCATGTCGGCACGCGCTGCACTGTAATAAGCCGACAGCACCAGACCGGCAAGCGCCGCCATCATTCCGCTGATGACGTACGCCGCGGCTAGCACGCGGGGCACCCGAATGCCCGAATACCGTGCCGCTTCGCTGTTGTAGCCCACGGTGACCAGCTTGCGTCCGAACGCACTGCGCCCGACCAGCAACCAGAACAGCACGGCCAGAGGGAGGAACAACAGCAGCTGGAAGGGAAACTGGAGGTGGCCCAGGCTGAGGGCACCTGAGCCCAGGCTGTTGAACGCATCGGGGAAACCCGACGGCGGAGCATCGCCGGCGACGGCTACCGCGGCACTGGTGTAGATGAAGCTCGTCGCCAGCGTGGCAATCAGAGGTTCGATCCGCAAGAAGACGATCACCGCGGCGTTGATGCCACCGAGGACGCCACCCACGGCGAGGCCGATCAGGCTGGCCACCCAGATGTTCAAGCCCATCGTCGCCCACAACTGCGCTGCCATGACGGCGGCGAGGCTGGCCGTGGCGCCCACCGACAGGTCGATGCCACCGGTGAAAATCACCAATGAGAGCCCCAGCGCGACGATGCCGAATGGCAGGAAGTTGCTCGTCATGCTGAGGAAGCCGGAGATGTCGTCGAAGAAACCCGGTACCCCAAGGCCGAAGCCCGTCGTCACGATGACGAGCAGGATCAGGAGCGATCGTTCCCAGGCGCTCATGCGCGCGATCCCCGACGGCGGCCGATGCCCGCCTGGACAGCGGCGAGGATCATCAGGCCCTCACCCGCCGAGTACCAGATCGGGGGCACGTGCAGGAAGACCAGGGCCGTCAGTACCACGGACAGGAACAGGCTACCGAGCACCGTACCGATGAGATTGCCACGACCACCCGCAATCGCGGTGCCGCCGATCAGAGATACGGCGATGGATTGCAGCTCGATGTGGTCGCCGGTGCCGGCGGTCACCGTCGCGGAGCCCGTGTAACAGAGGAACATGAGCCCAGCGAAAGCAGCGAGCGTACCCGACAACGCGTAGACCCTGATGCGTACCCAGGTCACGGGTAGCCCTGCGGCATAGGCGGCGGATGCGTTGTTGCCGACAGCCAGGACGGCTCGTCCGAATGCCGTGTGGCGGAGCACGTACCAGCACAGGGCGAGGACGACCAGGAGCACGACGACGGGCGTCGGCACCGGAACGATACCGAACAGGTGGCCGTTGCCGAAGGCCGCGAAGGTGGGCGGCACCGCGTCCACCTGGGTTCCATCGGAATAGAGGAAGGTCAGCCCGCTGTAGAGGCTGTAAGTTCCGAGCGTCACGACGATGGGCGGGATGTCCATGGTCGCGACAAGAAGTCCGTTGATCGTACCCAGGACCAGCCCGATCGACAGGGCCAGCGGCAGCGCGACGGCAAGGGAAAGCCCATGCGTCTGCGCAAGCAATCCGCAGACCATCGCCGCCAGACCCAGGATCGGTGCGACGGAGAGGTCGATGCCACGCATCGCGATCACCAGGGTCTGGCCCAGCGCCACGAGCGAGAGCACCACCGAGTTGAGCAACATGAAGCGCAGGTTCTGCGCGCCGACAAAATCGTGGTTGAGCAGGCCGACCATCACGGTCAAACCCAGCGTCACGGCGACGAGCATCAACTCACGTGTCATGGCGAAGCGCGGCGCGACGACCGGGCGACGCGAAGGCATGGCGATGGCACTCACGTCGCGCCCTCCACGTTCGCACTGCCAAGATAGGAAGCGCTGACCGCCGCGGCGGTGATGCCTTCACCGGTCAGCTCCGCGACCAACTCGCCTTCATAGAGGGAAAGCACGCGATCACAAAGGCGCACCAGTTCTTCGGTTTCCGAGGAGATCACCAGGACCGCCATGCCGTCACGCGCCATGGCTTCGATCAGTTCGTAGATTTCTTCCTTCGATCCCACGTCGACGCCCCGGGTCGGCTCATCGAGGATGGCGACCTTCGGTCCCGTGGCAATCCACTTGCTGAAGACGACTTTCTGCTGGTTGCCACCCGATAGTTCCCGTAGCGGTTGATCGAGACCGGCGCAACGCACGCGGAAATCACGAACCGCCGTCTCACCGAGGCGCGTCTCGTCCGCGCCGCTGAGAAGACCCGCGGATTGTCGCACGCGCTCGAGCAGCCCTGAGGTCACGTTCTGCGCGATCGTCATCGACAGGACGGCACCGTGACGTGCCCGGTCTTCCGGCACATACACCAGTCCCTTCCGGATCAAGTCATGGCACGGCTTGCCGGTCACCACCTCGCCCGCGAGGCGGACCCGGCCGGCCGTCGGGCGGCGGACACCGAAGATCGTTTCGGCGATTTCCGTGCGCCCCGCACCGACCAGGCCGGCCAGTCCGAGGATTTCACCGCGACGTAGCTGGAAGCCGATCCGGCGAAAGGAGGGCTCGCTGGCGAGGTCGTCCACTTCGAGCACCGTTTGCCTGGTGACATAGCTGGCTTCACGCCTCGGTATGTCGCGCAGCGTCCGCCCGACCATCGTCGAGAGCAGGCGGGCGCGGTCGAAACTGCCACGCTCCGCACTGTCGACCAGGCGGCCGTCGCGAAGAACGGCGACATCGTCACTGATCTCCAGCACTTCCTCCGTGCGGTGGCTGATGAAACTCAGCGTGCAGCCGTCGGCCGCGAGGCGGCGCATGATCGTGAACAGGTTGTCCACCTCGTGCGAGGTGAGCGGCGAGGTCGGTTCGTCGAAAAGAATGATGCGGCAGTCGTGCAACAGCGCCTTCGCGCATTCCACCAACTGGAGCTGCGCGATGCTGAGCGTCTTCGCGCAACGGTCGATGTCGATGTCCAGGTCGAGCATGTGCAACACAGCCTGCGCGCGACGGCGCACATCCTTCCAGTCGACATGACGGAAGATCGCACCGGTCATGGGAAGGCGACCGAGAAACATCGTCTCCGCCACGGTCAACTCAGGCAGCAGCATCGGCTCCTGCGGCACGAGGTGAATGCCGTGGGCGTGGGCGGCGTGGGGCGAACTCAGTCGAAGCGATTCGCCGTTGAGCGTGATTTCGCCAGCGGTGGGCTGCAACTGACCAGCGAGGATGCGGAACATGGTGGACTTGCCGGCGCCGTTCTCGCCCATCAGGGTCAGGATGCGTCCGGGACGAAGTTCGAGGTCGATGCCGCGCAGTACGTCCACGGGGCCGAACTGCTTGACGATGCCGCGGGCGCCGAGCACGGCGTGCGCGGTGACGTCGCGGGGAACGGACAACTGGATCACGACACCTCCGGCCAACGCGTGAGAATGCGGGGTACCACGTGGGCCGGACTATAGGCCCGTCGAGATGGTAGCGCAATCATTTCATCGCGTTGATGTAAAAGGTTTTAATGATGCGGCGCACAAGAATAAGTGAATAACCGAGGGCTGGCCGAGCGCCGGTGTTTGCATCATCATCCCGCTTCGATCAGGGTGTTAGCGCGAACATCGAAGGAGTCGATCAACCCATGAGTCCCGCCAAAGTCCCCGCCGAGCGCACGGTGACACTGAAAGACGTGGCCGAGCACGCGGGCGTTTCGCCGATGACGGTGTCACGCGCGCTGAACAAGCCGGAGACCGTCTCGGATGCGCTGCGTGCGCGCATCGATGCGGCCGTGGATGCACTGGGTTATGTACAGAACCTCGTCGCCGGCGCCCTGGCGTCGGCGGGCTCGAACGTCATCCCCGTCATCGTGCCCTCGCTGTCGAATACCGTGTTCGTCGAGATCGTCGCCGGCATCCAGGAAGTCGCGCAGACCGCC
Proteins encoded in this window:
- a CDS encoding SDR family NAD(P)-dependent oxidoreductase, with the protein product MSAAKVHRLPVQTKRSNPTAVEPPLSQRIALVSGANRGIGLEVSKQLASLGVTVFMGMRQPGKGEKALKAVRDMGGDAYAIKLDVTRTADIEAAVANIDGRFGRLDILVNNAGGYFDHDARVSKPDLEAIRGAFDTNLLGAWCLTAAALPLMRRHGYGRVVNVSSECAVSNMCGETAPAYRISKAALNAYTQVAARELEGSGILVNAVCPGWTATALGGSGGRPVAEGAEGIVWAALLSEREAANGGFFRDRSKLSW
- the otnK gene encoding 3-oxo-tetronate kinase, producing the protein MSLYLGAIADDYTGASDLASTLAGNGLRVVQTIGVPPDGIDLPEVDAVVIALKSRSIPADIAVRQSLAADAWLRSKGAAHVLFKICSTFDSTAQGNIGPVTDALAAPYLAMPIVCPAFPRNRRTVYQGHLFVGSDRLDESPMKDHPVTPMRDSSLPRLMRAQSRRAVGTLSLAVIRAGDDVVRTELSRLRQAGCGSVIADAVTDADLEVLGRVALDDAVSTGASGMGLGLARAMVVGRGGLGTPEPARAPDDLRGSLVLAGSCSIATLEQLDLAEREWPVLRLGAEELMAGTTSVKAVVDWARRHLADGPAFVATSASPDRVAALQAAHGAQQVSALLEDTLAEIAAQLASEGLSRLIVAGGETSGAVVDRLGIEAFLIGRELAPGVPMLHALGRRYANLRLVLKSGNFGGPGFFTEAIIAE
- the otnI gene encoding 2-oxo-tetronate isomerase; translated protein: MPRFAANLTMMFNEHAFLDRFDAAAVAGFDAVEFLFPYDHPVEQVVERVERNRLAVVLMNLPAGDWTAGDRGMAALPARAAEMREAFERATPYIRALRVPRVHLMAGIAPNDDLHWRAYRESIRWCAERAAALGVDVLLEPVNRRDMPGYFMSDVEAAVVLIEELHLPNLRLQLDLYHAQIIHGDVTTRLRRAMPLLGHVQVASVPSRHEPDGEELNYTFLFSELDRLGYSGHVGCEYRPRGRTEEGLGWLAPWTNGSKVAA
- the ltnD gene encoding L-threonate dehydrogenase, with the translated sequence MAMGGTNTILDGGPDGLTEAGRWADLNVAVAGLGSMGLGIAASLLRDGARVTGFDPGEQRRDAFAALGGATVTSASAAAEGADIVVSVVVNAEQTEALLFGADGVAAHMASNAVFVSCATLAPAKARALARQLEASGRHYLDAPISGGAQRAAEGSLTVMASGSVAAFDRASPVLEAIAGKVYRLGDAAGQGAAFKMVNQLLAGVHIAAAAEAMAFAASEGLDLRAVYEVITASAGNSWMFENRVPHMIDGDYTSRSAVDIFVKDLGIVIDMGRANTFPVPLASAALQLFVMTSAAGMGRDDDASVARLYAHIAGLAMPGEPVVKTDRS
- a CDS encoding aldolase, giving the protein MSESRLREQICLFARSMFERGLTHGSSGNISAVLDDGGLLMTPTDASLGFLDPARLARFDAQGRFVDGDKPTKEAPLHKALYESRIGSGAVVHLHSTHAVAISMLPGLDPASVLPPLTPYYVMRVGDTALIPYHRPGDPAVADAIRGLAGRYASILLANHGPVVAGTSLTAAVNAIEELEETARLHLLLRHLDPRVLSADQVADLGRTFGTPSPSDARDPHQH
- a CDS encoding aspartate/glutamate racemase family protein, giving the protein MPAQTTLVIVHTGPVTVQPLSSLGPELLPGVRIVNLVDDSLLKDTMAAGHVTPAVTRRLAQYMMIGQEMGATLILNACSSVGEAADSVRALLSVPVLKVDQAMAERAVASATRIGVAATVQTTLDPTARLIERVAREAGKSVEVRRALCEGAFDALLAGRTDEHDAIVERHLRELAADVDLIVLAQVSMGRVVDRPGSRFDVPVLTSPRLGMERVAELLRGRLERAA
- a CDS encoding NAD-dependent epimerase/dehydratase family protein; the protein is MKRVIFTGGSGKAGRHVVQYLVDQGYRVLNLDTKPLDNPAVRTLITDITDSGQVFNALSSYTGLHEFDPNLAPEPIDAVVHFAAIPRIMIVPDNEVYRVNVMGTYNVIEAAAKLGIRKVIIASSETTYGMVFNHTPRDPEYFPLDEEYPVDPRDSYALSKICNEKTAQAFAGRTGMDIYAIRIGNVIEPHEYAGFPGFFAKPDFRRRIAWSYIDARDLGQIVDLGIRKDGLGFQIFNAANNDASSDLPTAELLRRYFPNVPVKGELGEYETLLSNRKTREVLGFQEAHNWRRYVKA
- a CDS encoding substrate-binding domain-containing protein → MINARRMLVLAAAVTLAIASAVSAQTVDNSKRIKVAMVPKLVGLSVFKANQQGAEAAAKTLNIDFLYTGPVTASAQGQVDVFNSLIARKFDVITTTSNNPTQLAPALKRAMKQGIKVVSYDSDVAPDARDFFIQNTEYPAFGKALVDSVAKYIPADSEVAILSSTKDATIQNEWISALTAYMKTAYPKMKIVTTEYGQSDPSKSLTAGLNILQAHPNVAAIIAPDGASEVGAAAAVQKLGRTGKVFVTGCSNPDAIRQYIKAGIIKASPLWDEVKEGQLVMHVARLAANDALKPNDTFSVPGLGNYTVKDKVIIFSEPLIFTAENIDQYKF
- a CDS encoding ABC transporter permease; the protein is MSAWERSLLILLVIVTTGFGLGVPGFFDDISGFLSMTSNFLPFGIVALGLSLVIFTGGIDLSVGATASLAAVMAAQLWATMGLNIWVASLIGLAVGGVLGGINAAVIVFLRIEPLIATLATSFIYTSAAVAVAGDAPPSGFPDAFNSLGSGALSLGHLQFPFQLLLFLPLAVLFWLLVGRSAFGRKLVTVGYNSEAARYSGIRVPRVLAAAYVISGMMAALAGLVLSAYYSAARADMGDVLLLTTIAMVVLGGVSIFGGEGSMGGVIVAVLLLGLLRQGMLIAGFSDMVTSMLTGAILIGSIAVRNLFSTRASGFGRRLLAFVRRPAVAGTDITRHDAP
- a CDS encoding ABC transporter permease; the protein is MSAIAMPSRRPVVAPRFAMTRELMLVAVTLGLTVMVGLLNHDFVGAQNLRFMLLNSVVLSLVALGQTLVIAMRGIDLSVAPILGLAAMVCGLLAQTHGLSLAVALPLALSIGLVLGTINGLLVATMDIPPIVVTLGTYSLYSGLTFLYSDGTQVDAVPPTFAAFGNGHLFGIVPVPTPVVVLLVVLALCWYVLRHTAFGRAVLAVGNNASAAYAAGLPVTWVRIRVYALSGTLAAFAGLMFLCYTGSATVTAGTGDHIELQSIAVSLIGGTAIAGGRGNLIGTVLGSLFLSVVLTALVFLHVPPIWYSAGEGLMILAAVQAGIGRRRGSRA
- a CDS encoding sugar ABC transporter ATP-binding protein; this encodes MIQLSVPRDVTAHAVLGARGIVKQFGPVDVLRGIDLELRPGRILTLMGENGAGKSTMFRILAGQLQPTAGEITLNGESLRLSSPHAAHAHGIHLVPQEPMLLPELTVAETMFLGRLPMTGAIFRHVDWKDVRRRAQAVLHMLDLDIDIDRCAKTLSIAQLQLVECAKALLHDCRIILFDEPTSPLTSHEVDNLFTIMRRLAADGCTLSFISHRTEEVLEISDDVAVLRDGRLVDSAERGSFDRARLLSTMVGRTLRDIPRREASYVTRQTVLEVDDLASEPSFRRIGFQLRRGEILGLAGLVGAGRTEIAETIFGVRRPTAGRVRLAGEVVTGKPCHDLIRKGLVYVPEDRARHGAVLSMTIAQNVTSGLLERVRQSAGLLSGADETRLGETAVRDFRVRCAGLDQPLRELSGGNQQKVVFSKWIATGPKVAILDEPTRGVDVGSKEEIYELIEAMARDGMAVLVISSETEELVRLCDRVLSLYEGELVAELTGEGITAAAVSASYLGSANVEGAT